The segment CGACAAGCGACAGCTTCAGTTTCTCACCAGGCCCGAGATTGAAGCGATCCTGGCCTGTCCGGATCGCAGCACATGGCTGGGACGGCGTGATCACACTCTGCTGTTGCTGGCCGCGCAAACGGGGTTGCGGGTCTCGGAGATCATCGATCTCGACCGGGACTCGGTGATGCTGGGGCACGGTGCCCACGTGCGATGCGTTGGCAAGGGCCGCAAGGAGCGAAGTACGCCGCTCACCAAGGTTGCACAGCAAGCCCTTCGGGGCTGGCTCAACGAGCCCAGGAAGCGGGGCGCAACGGCTCTCTTTCCGAACACGCACGGCGGCAAGCTGAGCGCCGACGGCGTGCAGGCGCTGCTGAACAAATACCCAAATAGAAGGGCGTCTCAAACCAAAAGGCACGGACATCAAACGCCATCAGAGCCTCGCCGCTACCCCCGTGGCGGAAGGTTGCGTACAGACTTGCCGCACAGAACCCCAAGGCGAGTGAGCACGCGATGCTAATGGCTATGTTGGGGGACGTCGTTTTTGTAGAAGACATTGTTCCATGGCCGAATTAGCCGTGCTGATGCTGCGCTTGCTTCAGACACCGAACCGAGGTCGCGATGCCGACGCTCGACAGATCGATGCCGCAGCGGGTGGTGCGATGCTTGCATCGCGCCACCCGGCAGACGTGGATTTTGAAAGTTTCACTAAGCAGCTACGTCGACGGCCAGGGAATTGGAAACAGCAAGGCCGTGAACGGAATTCGGGAGAGGAAGCGTTACTGCCATGGCCGAGACCTCAACGGCCGGTGCGATCTCTGCTTCTCCTAGCCTCCATTAGATCCTCTCGGGCGTGATTGTAGGAGTGGCTTATGTCCCGGCCGACTTGACCACCCCGCTGCAGCTGTTCGTGGGAGGTTTGCGGGCCAACTGTATCACGGACTGCAGCCCCAATACCTGCTATGTGGGCGTCCAGATCCGCACTGCGTTCCTCTGCTGCATGCCGCGGAGGAGGCATCTGCGGCAAGATGTCTTGCATGCCGGGAATTGAGTGAGCTTGGCCCTGTTGATTTGGATCTAACTGGTGATACATCGCGTACATAGCATTGGATGCTGTCGACCTGACGTGGCCATCCGGATCGGTAGCCAATTCAGCGGCCTGATCAAAAATGCGAGCTTTATTTTCAGCGTTAAACTTGCTGAAGTTTTGCGCAGCGTAAAGCGCTCCGATAGCTTGCGAAGGTGGATCCATGTTGCCAATGCGATTAACAATACTATCTTGTGTCTCTGACCGAAGGTAATGAGACACATTACTGACTGCTCTGAATTGCTCCAATGCTACTTCATCCGAGGTGTGTCCCAACCCGGCAGTCAATTTATCTCCCAGATCGACGGCTGATCGTCCAAGCTGATTGGTCCGCGTTTCAAACTTCGCGAGGTCAGTTTCTGGCTCGGTTCGAGTGCCCCGAACGGCTATGCGCTCTCGCCTCCCGAGTTCTTTGAAGGTCCCAAGATTTCGCGCTGTATCGCGCGGGTTTAGCGCTTACCAGCCGTTCTGCAACATCGGTCAATGGTCCGTATGGAAGGTCACGGAGGGTACTGCGATTCCCCACGTCTTGGGATGAACTTGCAGCTGCGCGTGCCCGTTTGTTATCGCGATCCATTGCTCGGCCTCCAAAGTCGTTAATTTACCCAATCAGGGTACCACCGACGCTTGACCTGCTAAACCGATATGAGGTTACAGTTGTAGTCTGGCAGAAGCTTCTCCCAACTCTGGGATACGCCGAGAGCCGTAACCGGGGCAGATTTCCGGGCGGAAGGGGTTTGCGGCGAGAGCGTTCGTGATTCACCGTTTGCGTGACGCATCAGGATCGTCTCGTAAAAGAGAGTCCGTCGCGATACGCCCCGCGAATGACGATGGTACCTTCGGCTTGACTTATCCTTCGCGCTCTGCGGGTCCGACGAGAAAATCAGCCTACCCTTGCTGAGACTACCTGCGGAGGACTTGCCGCTACGGCGGTCCTGCTCGATCTCGTACTTGATCTTCTGCCCATCAACGAGGTTTGAAAGTCCAGCCCGTTCTACAGCTGGAGTATGGGCGAAAACGTCCTGACCGCCGTCATCGGGCTGGATTAAGCCAAAACCTTTGGTGCTGTTGAACCACTTCACTGTTCCGGTCGCCATATCTGTGTATTCCTCTGTGGCCAGTGCGAACCAGACGGGCCGTGAAGCCGATCCTGTTCATATTTCGTAGAGTTAAACCCAGCAAAAACCAGAATTACCCACCTCGGGGTTGCGGCGCGAAAAGCCATTGCTCTGTTTGGGAACGCACCGAACAGGTGCCGGTGAGCTTGAGCGCAACGCGCTGCAAGACGCTCGAGTGCCGAGGAATCTCTCCGACAAGGATACGTCTGAGCCGCCCAGTATGCCGGCTCGGCAACCACTCGAATGGATCGAAGCCGATCTGCAAAACGGATGGTGAGAGCGGTGGCTCGTTTCCAACCCATCCTGTCTCACCAGCGCGGACGCCTGGACGGATGTCAACGCCGGAAAAAGAACCGCATCGATTGGTCCCGCTTGCGGCCAGCTCCAGTCGGCCGCTCGATCGCAAGCGTGGTTCGAGGAGGAAGCTCTCCCAGGTGCAATGCGAGGAGACGCTGGTCCAACTCCTTGTCGGCTGCCGTAAGGCGGTGGTTCAGGCGAAGGTAGTCCATCCAGGTCGGGGTGCGGAAGGTTTCTGTCCAACGCGAAGGCTGCTGGAGGTCGCGCTGGAGATTCCAGTGTCGCGCACCAACGCCGCTTTGTACTCGCCGCCGTTCCCGCATCTGCTCCAGGAACGCTTCGACATTTGCTTCGGGTATTGAATATTCGATCTTGGCGACGATCGGCCCGCTTCGGGGCTTCAAATCCAGGGCAACCTGAGGCGTTTCGAAGCCAAGAGGAGCCTGATCGGAATCTTTCCATTGACGGATGGGCAGCAGGAAGCCGGTGCCAGCGACCAGCAGCAGCGCGCCACCTGAAAGCTCCAGAGCCGAGCTCAGCGAATAGCTCTCGGCCACCGTACCCCACAGCCAGCTGCCAGCCGCGATGCCGCCGGATGAAAGGGCGTAATAGATCGAGAGCGTGCGACCAACGACCCACCTTGGACTCGCCAACTGGACGCTTACGTCCAGCCCGGTCCAGGTCACGACCCAGCCCGCGCCGCCGAGCGCCAGCGCGATAGCCGCCACCGCCACCGAGGGGGTGAAAGCAAGCGATAGACAACAAGCCGCACAGGCGATGCACGACAGTGTCGTCAAACGTTCCTGGGACAGCCTCCGTCTCAGAATGTTGTTGCAGATGCCGGCGAACAAGGCGCCGGTCCCGAAGCCGGCCATCAGGATGCCGTAAACGACTGGCCCTCCCCCCAGCTGATCGCGGGCGACGAGAGGCAAGAGCGCTAGTATAGAGATGCTCGTCAGCCCAAAGAGGGCACCGCGGGCAATTGCTGCCTTGATTTCGGATGACAGGGCAGTGAAGCGCGCTCCGTCATGGATCGCCGTGGTCAATGGTTCACTCGGCAGCGGTGACGGGCGAACTTGCCATTTGCAGCGCCCTATGGTCCACAGCAGCATCAGATATGTAAGCGTCGCCACTGCGAAAGCCGTCAAAGGGCCAAAGGAAGCAACGACGACTCCACCGAGAGCGGGACCGATGCTTCGGACGGCGTTATATCCGACCGAAATAAGCGTGACGGCGGCCGGAACATCGCGCTTTCGCAGGATATCGCCAACCGACGCGTGCCAGGCGGGGTCGGTGAAAGCGGCGCCTACTCCGGCCAAACAGCTGAATGCAAGAACCATCCATGGATTGAAAATTCCGAGACCTGCAAGAACAGTCAGCATCGTCGAGGACGATGCTATCACGCACCAGCCAGCGAACATGAGATTGCGGCGGCTGTAATTGTCCGCTAGGGCGCCGGCGATAATTGACAGGAGGAATGTGGGCAAGGTTGTCGAAGCCTGCACCAAGGCGACCATCACATCCGATGTCGAAATGGTCGCCATCAGCCAACTGATGGCAACCATTTGAATCAGCCACCCTAGACTGGATACCTGTGTGGCAATCCAGATCGGACGGAAAGTTGAATTCTCGAGCGGCGCGAACGTTGCCGATGACACCGGATTAACTTCTTCACGCGCCACCCCGCTCATTGGGCCGAGCCTCCCTTCGCTGCCAGTTGTATGAGATTTCTCCCCGCCCACGTGCCCATGGAGGAATGGCAGGATCAGGGCATTTTATCTGCGCAACGCAAGTTATTTTTGCCTGGCCGATGCTGTGGCAGAACCGAATGCTTCCGGTGGAGCTATCGTTCCGCTATGCGGGACGAGACCGGTTCGATCCTGTCGCTCTCGATCCCCGACCACGTTACAAGAATCGTCAGTTTGACGTTCCTTAGCGTCTCCAACCAAGCCACGTCCTGGGCATCGACTTCCCTTCTGGTGATCACGAGCTCCCGCGCATTGAACCGCCTCGCCAAGGTGGATCAGTAGTCATCTTTGGCGTAGGTATTCAGCAGCCTGCTAGGCGCCCGCCGCCACGTGCGGGCGACGCCGGCATCAACCGGCGGGCAGATGCGCCGAGGGCAACAACCGCGCCTGACGCAACGCCGCCAGATCAGCCGAGCCGGTGCAGAAGCAGGCAACGGCCAACTGGCGGATGACGATCTCGAAATGCGCGACAACCGCCTCGGTGGACACCGTCGCCGCGCGCAGCACGCCGGCCGCCTGCCCGGCGATGTCCGCGCCCAGGCGGATGGCCTTGGCCACGTCGACGCCGTCGCGGATCCCGCCCGACGCGATCAGCTTCACAGTTGGCAGCGCCCGACGTACCGCCTGCACACTGGCCGGGGTCGGAATCCCCCAGTCGGCGAACGCCATCGCCACTGCACGGTCGGCGGCATCGCGGGCGCGCTCGCCCTCCACCGCGGCCCAACTGGTGCCGCCGGCGCCGGCGACATCGATGACCGCCACGCCCGCCTTGACGAGCGCGCAGGCCACCGAGGCGGACAGGCCCGACCCCACTTCCTTGGCCACAATCGGCACGTCCACGCTGCGCGCGGCGCGAGCGATCTGCGCCAGGACGCCGCGCCAGTCGCGGTCGCCCTCCGGCTGTACCGCTTCCTGCAGCGCATTGAGATGGACGATGAGTCCATCGGCTTCCAGCGCATCCACCGCCCGGCACGCCAGGTCCAGGCCGTCGGCCTCGCGCAGTTGCGCGGCGCCGATATTAGCCAGCAAGGGAATGTCTGGGGCCATGCGGCGCAGCGCGCGCGTCAGCCCCTGGGAGTTGCGGGATTGCAGGCTCACGCGCTGCGAACCGACGCACATGGCGATCCCCAAGGCTTGTGCTGCCTCGCTCAGATGCCGGTTGATGGCCTCGGCGCGTAGCACGCCGCCGGTCATGGAGCTGATCAGCAGCGGCGCGCGCATGGTCTTGCCCAGCAGCGAGGCGCGCAGGTCGATCTGCGTCAGGTCCAACTCGGGCAATGCGCAGTGTTCGAAACGGATGTACTCCCAGCCGGCGGCGACCGTGGCCGGCGCCGTTCGCCGATCCAGCACGATGTCCAGATGGTCGTCCTTGCGCCGGCTCGGGATGTTGTCGCTATCGCTCATGCTCGCTCCATCCGTCGCATCGGGGGACGGCGTTGCATCGGATCGGACCGACGGCAGCGCGCGCACGCAGCCGCATCCCGCCGTTCAGGCGGGCGCACGCTGGCCTCCCCCCGCAGCGTCGCTGCGGTAGCGGCTGGTCGAGGTCTGGTAGTACTGCGCGCGGATGGCCGCCATGGCCTCGATCAACGCTCCCCACGGCGCGGGAAAGCGTTCTTCCGCCATCACCCGGTGCAGCATGCGCGTATGGCCGGCCAACTCGTCGTTGAGGAACTCCACCACAGGCATAGCCGGATAGCGCTGCCGCAGCAGGATCGCCGCGTTGTCGGCCTCGCCCGCCGACCTGTCCTTGTCGCGTCCATGCAGATCGTTCTGCAGGCGCCCTATCGCGGAGATGAGCCGCAGGACCTGGCGAAACGCCGGACGCGCGCGCAAGGTCGCCATGTCCAGCCCCCACAGCAACGACAGGCAACAGAACACGTTCGTGTAGGCGATCGAATCGATGCCGTTGTGCAGGTACTCGGCGTAGGACCAGCGTTCCGCCCCTACCGCCTGCGCGTGTCCGGCGCGCAGCGCCGCGCAGTAGCACCGAGTGTCGTCGAGCAGCCGAGCATAGTCGCGACGATCGTAGGCGAGCGCGGCCAGCGAAGCGCGCAGAGCAGCGCAGCCCTCGAATCCGGGGAGCGCGCACGGCACGCCCTGCCCCAGCGCCTGCTCCACCGCGGCGAGCTCCTCCGGCGCGATCAGGCCAAGGTCGTTGCAATCGTCGAGCCAGAACAGCAGCGCCAGTTCGCGATAGAACGCCACGATCAGCGTTTCGGCCTGCGGATCGCGGCCAGTGCGGGCGCAGGTGTCGCGCAGGCTCGGGTGGATGCGCTGCAGGATGTACTGGCCGCCCCTGACCGCTTCCACGGCATGCTCGTCGGCGAACCCTGTCAGGGAACGCCCCCACTCCAGCACCTGCTGCAGCGCGCGTTCGGTCTGGATCATGGCGCCGCTCCTGCTCCCTCGGCCAGGACGCGCCGCCCCCAACGAAGCGCCAGCCACAACCCGGCGAGTTCGGCCACCCGCACGACCCGGGTGGGGCAATACAGTTCCTTGCCGATCCACAGCGCCGTCTGCGGCAATGCATGCGCCACATGGCGAGCGAGCATCCACTCCAGCGCACGCGCCACCGCCTGCGCGATGCGCCGGCGCCCTGTCGGCTCTTCGCTCCCGTCCATGACGTGCAACGCGAACAGCGCATAGGCGGTTTCCTCAAATGAGGACGCGCGACCGGCGCCCCAGCCGCCGTCATCGCGCTGCGCCTGCAGCAGCGCCGCCAGCGCGCGCTCGTCGCGCCACTGGGGCTTGCCTTGCGCCAGCGCAGCGACCGCATGCGCGGTGGGATACAGCCACGAAACGTGCCATTTTTCGTTGTCCCATAGACCGTGCGGGTTGCGATTGGCCTCGACGTAGTAGCTGGTGCCGGCGGCGGGCTTTCCCAACAGTCGCAACGCATGCAGGGCATGGATGTTGGTCGACACCGAGGCATTGCGCTCGCCGGGGAAGGTGACGAATAGCTCGCCGATTTCGAAATCGCGCAGCGCATCGACCGGCGGGTCGCGACCTGCAAGGCGCAGGACGCACAACGCAACGGAGGTGTCGTCGGCATCGGCTGCGAAGTGCAAGGCCGGGCCCAGACCGCGCACGCCCATGCGGGCGTCGAGCTGCGCGACGATCACGCGCACGGCATCGGCGAACGCGGGATGCGCGAACAGCCCGGCCAGATGCAGGGTGTACAGCGACCAGCATGGCTCGAACACATTGATCGGCCAGACGTTGGGAACGACACCTTCGATGCCGCTGCGCGTCGCCCGCGATGCCGCCTGCAGATACGCGTCGGTGCGCCCGACCTGCGGCGTGCTCCCATGTGTTACGGCGTGCGCACGCCACGCGGCGGTGGCCGCCGGACTGATGCCAATGCTGCCGTCGTCGTCGGGGCATGCGGTGGTCGGCGACGTTCCCCAGGCTTCCCAGGAGTGCAGCAACGGATGGCCGCTCGGCAACGTCGCCACCGCCCCCAACTTGACAAGGCACGCCTGCCGCAACGGCAACAGCGCCGGGTGGCGCGGAAACCCCACGCCGCCCAGCAAGGATGCGGCCTCGCCGCACAACTGCGGCAGGATCAGCTCCGCGCCGATCGGCGCGTCCTCCGGCACCGAATGCGCGTAGGGATCGGGCTGGCGCTCGAGGAACCGGGTTGCAGCCTGGACTGCGTCGGCCGCGCCGGGAAGAGGATCGGCACGCTGCAATGTCAGCAACGTCGCCCAGGTGGGCGCATGGCGGAACAGCGGGAAGTCCGCGCTTCCCCATCCGCCATCGGCCTGTTGTTGCGCGATGAGCCACGCGTATGCGTCCTGCCGATCGGTGACGTTGCCGTGGAACTGCAGAGCTCGCGCCGTGTCGTAGACGGACGGACCGACGCTGCCGCCGTCGCTCATCTCGATCAGCAGGTGGCGCAATTCGGAAAGGATCTGTTCGGACAGCGCGTTCACGCGGTATGTTCCTTCTGCAGACAGTTGACGGGAACCTGGATCGGGCAGACGCCGCGCACGTCGCCGCAGGCCCGTCGCGGCCCGGCGCACGGGCAGCGCCGGACGGCCGCCCTGCTCCGGCGCGGCGACGCGCCCCATGCTGGGGCCGGTCCGCCGCATAGGCTTGCGCGCAGCGCGCCGCGTGAGCCGCGGCTGTGCTGGGCAACCGCTGCGATCGCCGCCGCCGACTTGGACACAGTGCAGCATGCACCGCTCACGCCGGCCGATCGATCGCAGCGGCACAGGGGCGACTCCATGCGGACGGGCGCGCTCATGCGCGTGGCGCGTGCTTGAACAGATACGCGTTGGCCCGTTGCAGCATCTGCGCCAACCGTTCCGCACGCGTTCCCAGCGGGGGGATGGCCTCCCCGGCGTCGCGCAACAGATCCAGCGCCAACTGGCGCGCTGCCTGCAGCCCCATGATCGACGCACAGGTCGGCTTCTGCGCCGCCGCGTCCTTGCCGGGGGTCTTGCCCAACGTCGCGGTATCCGCTGTCGCGTCGAGAATGTCGTCGACCACCTGCAACGCCAGGCCGAAACAGGCGGAGTAGCGATCGAGCGCACAGTACAGCGCAGCGTGGGCGGCATCCTCCGCGATGGCGCATAGCGCGCCCATGCGAACGGACGCGCGCACTAGTGCTCCGCTCTTCATCCGGTGCATCGCCACGATCCTGTCCAGCTCGACGTGCTTTCCTACCAGCGACAGATCCATGGCCTGCCCGCCTGCGGCACCCTCGGCGGACACCGCCTGCGCCAGTTCGCGCACGAGCGCGATACGGTTGTCGCTCGGCGCATCCAGGCTCGCCAGGGTCAGGAAGGCGTGCGCCTGCAGCGCATCGCCGACCAGGATCGCAGTGGCTTCGCCGAACTTGACGTGCACGGTCGGAAGGCCGCGGCGAAGCACGTCATCGTCCATTGCGGGCAGGTCGTCGTGGACCAGGGTACAGGCGTGCATCATCTCGATGGCGGCGCCGACATCGTCGAGCATGGGCGCCGGCGTGTCGGCCAGTGCGCCGGTAGCCAGACAGAGCAAGGCGCGGGTGCGCTTTCCGCCATGCAAGGTGGCGTAGCGCATCGCCGCCATCAGCTCGGTCTCACCGTCGTCTTCGGCGCAGAGAAGACGCGCCAGCGCCTGTTCGACCCGCCTTGCGCCGTCCTGCATCCAGATCTCCGACGGCAGCCTGCCGGATGCGCCGCGCGCCTGCGCGTCGTCGTGTAGCGTGGAATCGGTCTGCATGTCGTTCATGTCCTTGTATCTGGCACGGCCACGGCGAGCGTCCGAGCCGCCGCGGTGTTGGCGGGGTCGCACCGAGCGCGCGCGCCGAGTGCAGCATTGCCGCGCGTCGCCGGCGCAGCTGCCTCGCCACACGGGGCATGCGATGCCAGCTCATGAGAATCCGATGCGGATTTTCATGGACGGATGTGCGGTCGGGAAATAGCGCCGACCTTTTTCGACGGCGCTCAGCAACCGCGGCCGCACCCCGGCCTTGTGCATGGTCAGTGCCAAGGCGATGCAGAACTGCACCATTTCCAGCCATACCAGGTGGTAACCGATGCAGACGTGTGGGCCGGTACCGAACTGCAGCATGTCCACCGGCCGGATCGGCTCCGTGCGTTGCAGCCACCGTGCCAGGCGGAACTGATCAGGCGCCTCGTGCAGCAGCGCAGAGGTCGAGAAATGCAGCAGCGGGATGCACAGAGGGGTGCCCGCAGGAATGCGCCGTTGGCCGAGTTGCAATTCCTGCAGCGCGCGACGCGGCAGGAGCGTGGTCGCCGGATGCACGCGCAGCGTCTCGCGGAACAGCGCCTCGGCGACCGGACACTGCGCC is part of the Mesorhizobium sp. L-2-11 genome and harbors:
- a CDS encoding tyrosine-type recombinase/integrase; its protein translation is MLAIPSKRCDKRQLQFLTRPEIEAILACPDRSTWLGRRDHTLLLLAAQTGLRVSEIIDLDRDSVMLGHGAHVRCVGKGRKERSTPLTKVAQQALRGWLNEPRKRGATALFPNTHGGKLSADGVQALLNKYPNRRASQTKRHGHQTPSEPRRYPRGGRLRTDLPHRTPRRVSTRC
- a CDS encoding polyprenyl synthetase family protein; translated protein: MQTDSTLHDDAQARGASGRLPSEIWMQDGARRVEQALARLLCAEDDGETELMAAMRYATLHGGKRTRALLCLATGALADTPAPMLDDVGAAIEMMHACTLVHDDLPAMDDDVLRRGLPTVHVKFGEATAILVGDALQAHAFLTLASLDAPSDNRIALVRELAQAVSAEGAAGGQAMDLSLVGKHVELDRIVAMHRMKSGALVRASVRMGALCAIAEDAAHAALYCALDRYSACFGLALQVVDDILDATADTATLGKTPGKDAAAQKPTCASIMGLQAARQLALDLLRDAGEAIPPLGTRAERLAQMLQRANAYLFKHAPRA
- a CDS encoding terpene synthase family protein, whose translation is MIQTERALQQVLEWGRSLTGFADEHAVEAVRGGQYILQRIHPSLRDTCARTGRDPQAETLIVAFYRELALLFWLDDCNDLGLIAPEELAAVEQALGQGVPCALPGFEGCAALRASLAALAYDRRDYARLLDDTRCYCAALRAGHAQAVGAERWSYAEYLHNGIDSIAYTNVFCCLSLLWGLDMATLRARPAFRQVLRLISAIGRLQNDLHGRDKDRSAGEADNAAILLRQRYPAMPVVEFLNDELAGHTRMLHRVMAEERFPAPWGALIEAMAAIRAQYYQTSTSRYRSDAAGGGQRAPA
- the fni gene encoding type 2 isopentenyl-diphosphate Delta-isomerase, whose amino-acid sequence is MSDSDNIPSRRKDDHLDIVLDRRTAPATVAAGWEYIRFEHCALPELDLTQIDLRASLLGKTMRAPLLISSMTGGVLRAEAINRHLSEAAQALGIAMCVGSQRVSLQSRNSQGLTRALRRMAPDIPLLANIGAAQLREADGLDLACRAVDALEADGLIVHLNALQEAVQPEGDRDWRGVLAQIARAARSVDVPIVAKEVGSGLSASVACALVKAGVAVIDVAGAGGTSWAAVEGERARDAADRAVAMAFADWGIPTPASVQAVRRALPTVKLIASGGIRDGVDVAKAIRLGADIAGQAAGVLRAATVSTEAVVAHFEIVIRQLAVACFCTGSADLAALRQARLLPSAHLPAG
- a CDS encoding MFS transporter, producing the protein MSGVAREEVNPVSSATFAPLENSTFRPIWIATQVSSLGWLIQMVAISWLMATISTSDVMVALVQASTTLPTFLLSIIAGALADNYSRRNLMFAGWCVIASSSTMLTVLAGLGIFNPWMVLAFSCLAGVGAAFTDPAWHASVGDILRKRDVPAAVTLISVGYNAVRSIGPALGGVVVASFGPLTAFAVATLTYLMLLWTIGRCKWQVRPSPLPSEPLTTAIHDGARFTALSSEIKAAIARGALFGLTSISILALLPLVARDQLGGGPVVYGILMAGFGTGALFAGICNNILRRRLSQERLTTLSCIACAACCLSLAFTPSVAVAAIALALGGAGWVVTWTGLDVSVQLASPRWVVGRTLSIYYALSSGGIAAGSWLWGTVAESYSLSSALELSGGALLLVAGTGFLLPIRQWKDSDQAPLGFETPQVALDLKPRSGPIVAKIEYSIPEANVEAFLEQMRERRRVQSGVGARHWNLQRDLQQPSRWTETFRTPTWMDYLRLNHRLTAADKELDQRLLALHLGELPPRTTLAIERPTGAGRKRDQSMRFFFRR